Proteins encoded within one genomic window of Psilocybe cubensis strain MGC-MH-2018 chromosome 2, whole genome shotgun sequence:
- a CDS encoding Endoplasmic reticulum chaperone BiP — protein sequence MVLPHHTPYVTPHILHKNYAQSHDNEQFSTLIGQDLEYFSQAGFDMDRIQIKRNAPVALLYEDAIRNEGAIISSSGALINFSGKKTGRSPKDKRIVFEDTSKDDIWWGSVNIKMDEHTFEINRERAIDYLNTRDNVYVFDGFAGWDPKYRIKVRVICARAYHALFMHNMLIRPTEEQLANFGEPDFIIYNAGQFPANRFTKGMSSTTSVEINFKRMEMVILGTEYAGEMKKGVFSVMHYLQPVKFGQLSLHSSANVGIEKGDVTLFFGLSGTGKTTLSADPNRLLIGDDEHVWSDTGVFNIEGGCYAKCINLSAEKEPDIYNAIRYGSILENVVYNPLSRIPDYDDVSITENTRCAYPIEYIPNAQIPCMVDRQPTNIIMLTCDAFGVLPPVSRLTPEQASYHFLAGYTSKTPGTEDGVLEPIPTFSTCYSAPFIVLHPGRYASMLAERMAKHKVDCWLINTGWTAGKFGTGKRCPLKYTRRIVDAVHSGELAQAEFENFGTFNLSIPTSLEGVPRELLNPSIAWADKEAFQKELRKLAGMFTKAFALYESDVDEKAKEPAGKYGTVIGIDLGTTYSCVGVYKGGRVEIIANDQGHRITPSWVSFNGDERLIGDSAKNAFHSNPKNTIFDVKRLIGRTWDEKEVQQDLKHLPFTVQNKDNRPIINVEYQDKLRQFTPEEISAMILTRMKETAEAYLGHGVTHAVITVPAYFNDAQRQATKDAGEIAGLKVLRVLNEPTAAALAYGLDKKGDESKIIVYDLGGGTFDVSLLSIEEGVFEVLATAGDTHLGGEDFDNRVIDYLAKSYQKKTGTDVTKNQRAMGKLKKAVENAKRTLSTQQSTKIEIESFENGNDFSDTLTRAKFEELNMELFKKTMKPVERILKDAGIKKSDVDEIVLVGGSTRIPKIQQLLKDYFGKEPSKGVNPDEAVAYGAAVQAGILGGVDGPSEVTLIDVNSLTLGIETTGGVFTPIIKRNSVIPTKKSQIFSTAADNQNTVSIKVYEGERGQTKFNHLLGEFDLNGIPPAPKGVPQIEVTFELDSNSIMTIRASDKGTGKSESLVISNVKGRLSQEEIDRMVEDGEKFAAEDQLHRKRTEALNNLSNFVYGLKSQLSEKDGISAKLGSADKHALQEIVREGNEWIDEYSNEASLEELEEKLADSPRTHNEDDDHYSAEHDEL from the exons ATGGTTCTCCCCCACCACACCCCATACGTGACCCCCCACATCCTCCACAAGAACTATGCCCAATCACACGACAACGAGCAGTTCTCGACCC TCATCGGCCAGGATCTCGAGTACTTCTCACAGGCCGGTTTCGACATGGATCGTATCCAGATCAAACGCAACGCCCCCGTCGCTCTTCTTTACGAAGATGCCATCCGCAATGAGGGTGCTATCATCTCCTCTTCCGGTGCCTTGATCAACTTTTCCGGAAAGAAGACCGGTCGCAGTCCAAAGGACAAGCGTATCGTTTTCGAGGACACCAGCAAGGATGACATCTGGTGGGGTTCAGTCAATATCAAGATGGACGAGC ATACTTTTGAAATTAATCGAGAACGTGCCATCGATTATCTTAATACACGCGACAACGTGTATGTTTTTGACGGATTTGCTGGG TGGGATCCCAAGTACCGTATCAAGGTTCGCGTCATTTGTGCCCGAGCCTACCATGCTTTGTTCATG CATAACATGCTCATCCGCCCGACGGAAGAGCAACTTGCAAACTTTGGAGAACCTGATTTCATCATTTACAACGCCGGCCAGTTCCCGGCTAACCGTTTCACAAAAGGCATGAGCTCCACAACCTCTGTGGAAATCAACTTCAAACGTATGGAAATGGTCATCCTCGGTACTGAATATGCCGGTGAAATGAAAAAGGGTGTCTTCTCTGTTATG CACTATCTGCAACCAGTCAAGTTTGGTCAACTTTCTCTTCACTCTTCCGCCAATGTTGGCATTGAGAAAGGCGACGTCACTTTGTTCTTCGGTCTTTCTGGAACTGGAAAGACTACTCTTTCCGCTGATCCTAATCGTTTGCTTATCGGTGATGACGAACATGTTTGGTCTGATACTGGTGTCTTCAACATTGAAGGTGGATGCTACGCCAAATGCATCAACCTCTCTGCCGAAAAGGAACCCGACATCTACAACGCCATCAGATACGGTAGCATCCTCGAAAACGTCGTCTACAATCCCCTTTCTCGCATCCCCGATTACGATGACGTCAGCATTACTGAAAACACCCGCTGCGCCTATCCTATCGAATACATTCCTAATGCCCAGATACCCTGTATGGTTGACCGACAACCCACCAACATCATCATGTTGACCTGCGATGCATTCGGTGTACTTCCTCCTGTTAGCCGACTCACCCCCGAGCAGGCCAGCTACCACTTCTTGGCCGGCTACACATC gaAAACTCCAGGAACTGAAGATGGTGTGCTTGAACCCATTCCCACCTTCTCTACTTGCTACAGTGCTCCTTTCATCGTCCTTCAC CCCGGCCGTTATGCTTCGATGCTCGCCGAGCGTATGGCGAAGCACAAAGTTGACTGCTGGCTTATCAACACTGGCTGGACAGCTGGCAAATTTGGCACAGGCAAGCGTTGCCCTCTTAAATATACCCGCCGCATCGTCGACGCTGTGCACTCTGGTGAACTTGCTCAGGCTGAGTTTGAAAACTTTGGCACTTTCAACTTGTCAATACCCACGTCTCTTGAGGGTGTCCCCCGAGAGCTCCTCAACCCATCCATCGCTTGGGCGGACAAGGAGGCCTTCCAGAAAGAGCTCAGAAAGCTTGCTGGCATGTTCACCAAGGCCTTTGCGCTGTATGAAAGCGATGTCGACGAGAAG GCTAAAGAGCCTGCTGGAAAATATGGGACAGTCATTGGAATTG ATCTTGGTACAAC TTATTCATGCGTTGG CGTTTATAAGGGTGGACGAGTCGAAATTATAGCAAATGATCAAGGACATAGAATAACGCCATCGTGGGTCAGCTTTAACGGCGACGAACGACT AATCGGAGACAGTGCAAAGAACGCTTTCCACTCAAACCCCAAAAATACGATCTTTGATGTTAAGCGGCTTATTGGTCGAACATGGGATGAAAAAGAAGTTCAGCAAGACCTCAAGCACTTGCCCTTTACCGTTCAGAACAAGGACAACCGTCCCATCATCAATGTCGAATATCAAGACAAATTACGCCAGTTT ACACCTGAAGAGATCAGCGCCATGATTTTGACGAGAATGAAAGAAACAGCGGAGGCATATCTTGGTCATGGAGTCACGCACGCTGTTATCACTGTTCCAGCGT ATTTCAACGACGCTCAGAGACAAGCGACCAAAGATGCAGGCGAGATCGCCGGTCTCAAGGTACTTCGCGTTCTTAACGAACCTACTGCGGCCGCTTTGGCGTACGGATTGGACAAGAAGGGCGACGAATCCAAAATCATTGTCTATGATCTCGGCGGTGGAACTTTTGATGtctccctcctctccatCGAAGAGGGTGTTTTCGAAGTTCTGGCAACCGCTGGAGACACTCACCTTGGAGGGGAAGACTTTGACAACCGCGTTATCGACTACCTGGCCAAGTCGTACCAAAAGAAAACTGGGACCGACGTCACTAAAAATCAACGCGCTATGGGCAAATTGAAGAAGGCCGTCGAAAACGCCAAACGAACATTGTCTACGCAACAAAGCACCAAGATCGAGATTGAGAGCTTTGAGAACGGAAACGATTTTTCGGACACTCTTACTCGAGCCAAATTTGAAGAACTCAACATGGAGCTTTTCAAAAAGACAATGAAACCTGTTGAGAGGATCCTGAAGGATGCTGGCATAAAGAAAAGCGACGTTGATGAG ATTGTTCTCGTGGGCGGTTCCACCAGAATCCCAAAAATCCAACAACTACTTAAGGATTACTTTGGCAAGGAGCCATCGAAGGGTGTTAACCCTGACGAAGCCGTTGCGTATGGGGCCGCTGTTCAAGCTGGCATCTTGGGTGGCGTTGACGGGCCCTCCGAAGTCACACTCATCGATGTCAACTCCCTAACTCTTGGCATTGAAACCACGGGAGGTGTCTTCACTCCCATCATCAAACGTAATTCTGTCATCCCCACCAAGAAAAGCCAAAT CTTTTCGACGGCCGCCGATAACCAAAACACTGTTTCGATCAAGGTGTACGAAGGAGAACGCGGACAGACCAAGTTCAATCATCTTCTTGGCGAATTTGACCTGAACGGCATTCCACCGGCGCCTAAAGGGGTTCCGCAAATTGAAGTCACTTTTGAACTTGACTCCAATTCAATCATGACTATCAGAGCTTCGGACAAGGGAAC TGGCAAATCAGAATCCCTTGTAATCTCAAACGTTAAAGGACGCCTGTCACAAGAGGAAATTGACCGCATGGTCGAAGATGGCGAAAAGTTTGCGGCAGAGGATCAATTACATCGGAAACGAACAGAGGCTCTCAACAATCTTTCTAATTTTGTGTACGGCCTAAAGTCACAACTTTCTGAGAAGGATGGCATAAGTGCCAAACTTGGCTCTGCAGATAAACATGCTCTGCAGGAAATCGTCCGGGAGGGCAATGAATGGATAGATGAGTACAGCAATGAAGCTAGTCTGGAAGAGTTGGAAGAAAAATTAGCGG ACTCTCCTCGTACCCAcaatgaggatgatgatcaCTACTCAGCAGAACACGATGAACTGTAG
- a CDS encoding hypothetical protein (Uncharacterized protein L728) encodes MASTVPSQDRYAASKRSVALPAIPELYNKDFLDVLIPGLPEDIVTVNVPTARNPMMEALKVTSYQTYTTNGARAYSSTNSATLDAFSTISRYTLHSDMVHYLEASWKEDPVLTLHIIWNLRSIHDGKGEKEAFYRAFGWLYDNHPRTAIFNLRFLVEPVCRSKKGVFPHGYWKDLLNILALATVDEFKSYNSQFLHSPRASFTYRCKKKTVKVGTPESRIAAAQAFNDKVKTEARAARQSKQAENHERLVNKLLDPKYRALYIAVSRLFAEQLVKDIKILDAIDGLATDVSPMKLLKQMSLAGKWAPTPDCSHDRVTNIATAIVELIYSSQACGPFPAALNSNDLPAQERAHILRSFYQRWILTKLRSKLSCPEPLMSSNRWKEIKYSRVPSKCMQTNTPHFFKHDPAGFKAYLTSVKMNKRSISGATLMPHELAGQILTLHNGAKKVGEELASVQLGVVESQWKTLVDRLRESGALENSIAICDVSGSMGNLQRISQGKGKTVRPILAAVSLSLVLVHLAKPPFNAGFITFSEHPKFHTVDTTRPLAQQLHSMTYADWGMNTNLQAVFLKLLLPLAVKNNIKQEDMIKRLFIFSDMQFDSCQRGVPDADGWTTNYDCIEKAYAEAGYAVPQIVYWNLAGSRKTVEVLGDRKGVAMMNGFSPAMLKVFMGEEEDRRTEDAMEWENITEGGESVTVVEKVEDEKAFNPVNVMKKALLKRSFEGLTVLD; translated from the exons ATGGCATCCACCGTCCCCTCCCAGGATAGATATGCTGCATCCAAGCGATCCGTTGCACTCCCTGCCATTCCTGAGCTATACAACAAAGACTTTCTTGATGTGCTTATACCTGGACTTCCTGAGGATATTGTCACAGTCAACGTCCCAACAGCTCGGAATCCGATGATGGAAGCTCTGAAGGTGACTTCGTACCAGACATATACCACAAATGGAGCTAGGGCATACAGTTCTACCAACTCGGCGACCCTGGATGCGTTTTCTACCATTTCTCGGTACACCTTGCACTCGGATATGGTGCACTATCTCGAGGCATCCTGGAAGGAGGACCCAGTTCTTACTCTTCATATCATCTGGAATTTGCGCAGCATCCACGATGGGAAAGGTGAAAAGGAGGCATTTTATCG TGCTTTTGGCTGGCTCTATGACAATCATCCCCGAACTGCAATCTTCAACCTACGCTTCCTAGTCGAGCCTGTTTGCCGATCCAAGAAAGGGGTGTTCCCGCATGGATACTGGAAGGACCTTCTAAACATCCTGGCTCTCGCAACTGTTGATGAGTTCAAATCTTATAACTCGCAATTTCTACATTCACCACGGGCTTCATTTACTTACCGTTGcaagaagaaaacagtcaAGGTTGGAACACCAGAATCGCGCATCGCTGCTGCCCAAGCGTTTAACGACAAAGTCAAGACTGAAGCTCGTGCTGCTCGTCAATCAAAGCAAGCAGAGAACCACGAACGTCTCGTCAACAAACTCCTAGATCCAAAATACCGTGCGCTCTACATCGCAGTCTCCCGCCTCTTTGCCGAACAGCTGGTGAAGGACATTAAAATTCTCGATGCGATCGATGGCCTTGCTACGGATGTTTCTCCCATGAAGCTCCTCAAGCAGATgagtttggctggaaagTGGGCGCCTACGCCCGATTGCTCGCATGACCGGGTTACGAACATAGCTACGGCGATTGTAGAGCTCATATACTCCTCTCAGGCCTGTGGCCCCTTTCCTGCTGCTCTGAACAGCAACGATCTCCCTGCACAAGAACGGGCGCATAtcttgcgatcgttttaccAGCGCTGGATTCTGACCAAACTACGAAGCAAGTTAAGCTGCCCGGAACCTTTGATGTCGTCGAACCGGTGGAAGGAAATCAAGTACTCTCGCGTTCCGTCAAAGTGCATGCAAACAAACACCCCGCACTTTTTCAAACATGACCCAGCGGGTTTCAAGGCATACCTGACATCGGTGAAGATGAACAAAAGGTCTATTAGTGGTGCGACGCTGATGCCACATGAGCTGGCTGGGCAGATCTTGACCCTCCACAACGGGGCCAAAAAGGTGGGGGAGGAGCTTGCGAGCGTCCAGCTGGGCGTCGTCGAGTCCCAGTGGAAAACCCTCGTGGACCGTCTGCGAGAGTCGGGGGCGCTCGAGAACTCTATCGCCATCTGCGACGTATCTGGATCAATGGGAAACCTACAGAGAATATCCCAGGGTAAAGGGAAGACTGTAAGGCCCATTCTCGCTGCAGTCTCTCTCTCACTGGTGCTTGTGCACCTCGCGAAACCGCCTTTCAACGCTGGGTTTATAACGTTCTCTGAGCATCCTAAATTCCACACTGTTGATACTACCAGACCGCTGGCGCAGCAGCTGCACTCGATGACGTATGCGGACTGGGGCATGAATACGAATCTCCAAGCAGTGTTTCTCAAGTTGCTCCTGCCTCTCGCGGTGAAGAATAACATCAAGCAGGAGGATATGATCAAGCGGCTGTTCATCTTCTCGGACATGCAGTTCGACAGCTGCCAAAGGGGCGTTCCAGACGCAGATGGATGGACTACGAATTATGATTGCATTGAAAAAGCGTATGCGGAGGCTGGGTATGCGGTGCCCCAAATTGTGTATTGGAACCTTGCAGGGTCGCGGAAGACGGTGGAGGTGCTGGGCGATAGGAAGGGCGTGGCGATGATGAATGGGTTCTCTCCTGCTATGTTGAAGGTCTTCATgggcgaagaagaggatcGGAGGACGGAGGATGCGATGGAATGGGAAAATATCACAGAGGGGGGTGAGAGTGTAACGGTCGTCGAAAAGGTGGAAGACGAAAAAGCATTCAACCCGGTAAATGTGATGAAAAAGGCTCTCTTGAAGAGAAGCTTTGAAGGTTTAACTGTCCTAGATTGA
- a CDS encoding DNA primase small subunit yields MSSSDSNKPSPEVMLAFYRRLYPFKSLFTWLNHDHVPSKLFTQREIAFSLPGDVYIRYNSFNTADELKKQVCQLNPTRFEIGPIYSARPRDRKTLRAGTLTPILRELVFDIDMTDYDPVRTCCSGADICKRCWVFISAAVRVMDSALREEFGYEKLLWVYSGRRGIHLWISDKEAMGLTDQQRKAVVGFLTVVQGGKESSKKLNIRNGGKLPPSLAKAMEYLKTVFGALILSDQECFQSKEGYEELLKAIPDSRVVDALRTKWEASPSRPSEDKWADLHRHNLMVALEDIIFNYTYPRLDIEVSKHRNHLLKAPFCIHPSTGRVCVPLDLDMIEKFDPKEVPTVQQLLEELDNLSKVQDPSAPREHHSDWEKTSLKPYIDILDRHAQSLVGETRKDNRSKPVSTSPRPLSVILDMGL; encoded by the exons ATGTCGTCCAGCGACTCAAACAAACCCTCTCCAG AGGTCATGCTCGCCTTTTACCGTCGACTTTATCCATTCAAATCCTTATTTACATGGCTAAACCACGACCACGTTCCTAGCAAACTCTTCACCCAACGAGAAATCGCATTCTCACTTCCAGGAGATGTATACATTCGATACAACTCTTTCAACACCGCCGACGAATTGAAGAAGCAGGTGTGCCAACTAAACCCTACGCGTTTCGAAATCGGCCCTATCTACTCTGCACGG CCAAGAGACAGGAAAACATTACGCGCCGGTACGCTGACGCCTATACTGCGCGAACTCGTGTTTGATATCGATATGACCGACTACGACCCCGTGCGCACCTGCTGCTCCGGCGCCGACATCTGCAAACGCTGTTGGGTCTTCATATCTGCCGCTGTCCGCGTCATGGACTCGGCCCTGCGCGAAGAGTTTGGCTATGAAAAACTCCTCTGGGTCTATTCGGGCCGTCGCGGTATCCACTTGTGGATCTCGGACAAGGAGGCGATGGGTCTGACGGACCAGCAGCGCAAGGCCGTTGTGGGCTTTTTGACCGTCGTACAAGGTGGGAAGGAGAGCAGCAAGAAGCTCAATATACGCAACGGCGGTAAGCTGCCGCCATCGCTAGC TAAAGCGATGGAATATCTCAAGACCGTCTTTGGTGCTTTGATTCTCAGCGACCAGGAATGCTTTCAAAGTAAAGAAGGTTACGAAGAACTGCTCAAAGCTATTCCGGATTCCCGTGTCGTCGATGCACTGAGAACAAAGTGGGAAGCGTCGCCTTCGCGCCCCTCGGAAGACAAATGGGCTGATCTCCATAGACAT AACCTAATGGTGGCTCTGGAAGACATCATTTTCAACTATACTTACCCTCGCCTTGATATCGAAGTCTCAAAACATCGTAACCATCTTCTCAAAGCACCCTTCTGCATTCACCCGTCGACAGGGCGTGTCTGTGTCCCTCTTGATCTCGACATGATTGAAAAGTTTGATCCAAAAGAAGTGCCCACCGTCCAGCAGCTTTTGGAAGAGCTCGACAATTTAAGCAAGGTCCAAGACCCTTCTGCTCCAAGAGAACACCACTCTG ATTGGGAGAAGACGTCGTTGAAACCGTACATTGATATCCTGGACCGTCACGCGCAGAGTCTGGTGGGCGAAACGAGGAAAGATAATAGATCCAAACCAG TCTCAACTTCCCCTCGTCCACTGTCGGTCATTCTAGACATGGGCCTGTAA